From a region of the Tachypleus tridentatus isolate NWPU-2018 chromosome 1, ASM421037v1, whole genome shotgun sequence genome:
- the LOC143240561 gene encoding crustacean hyperglycemic hormone 6-like has protein sequence MMPMTMFLSLPSAVLLMFLLTTSCSSQLSEKRGFTDQGCMGTYDSTKLARLNRICEECYNVYQVPLIHKSCRSNCFKNEMFTDCIKVLLLESDEQQLNSMVGELFGKRK, from the exons ATG ATGCCAATGACCATGTTTTTATCACTTCCATCTGCTGTATTGTTAATGTTCCTTCTAACAACTTCATGTTCTTCCCAGTTAAGTGAAAAACGTGGTTTTACTGACCAAGGATGTATGGGAACTTACGACAGTACCAAGCTTGCTCGGTTGAATCGAATCtgtgaagaatgttataatgtttaccagGTTCCACTCATTCACAAATCCTGCAG ATCGAACTGCTTCAAGAACGAAATGTTCACCGACTGTATCAAGGTTCTACTTCTTGAGTCTGACGAACAACAATTAAATAGTATGGTGggagaattatttggaaaaaggaAGTAA